The proteins below come from a single Bacteroidota bacterium genomic window:
- a CDS encoding ABC transporter permease produces MFDSDKWHEIFSALKKNKLRTFFTAFGVFWGIFMLVIMLGSGNGLQNGVNQGWGDMATNSMFMWTQQTTVPYKGFPRGRFFNFKNSDTQALRDNIPEIQYIAPKIRGWSREGNNNVVRGERTGAFTIEGDYPDFNLIDPVDIISGRFINDVDIQELRKVAVIGSRVRDEMFTQEEDPIGEYLRIQGVYFQVVGVFKSKKSDQRAEWDNQIIHLPFTTLQKTYNYGDIVGWYSITSEDNAPISLLEVKAKDLLKSRHNIAPEDDRAIGSFNVEEEFLKMKRLFRGINGLIWIVGIGTLLAGVIGVSNIMLIIVKERTKEIGIQRAIGATPASIISQVIIESVILTAIAGYTGLVLGVGLVELVNVILQQSGDGGGAMFVNPEVDFNMAMRALIILIISGIFAGLVPARRAVSIKPIDALRDE; encoded by the coding sequence ATATTTGATTCCGACAAATGGCACGAGATATTCAGTGCTTTAAAAAAGAATAAGCTCAGGACTTTTTTCACGGCGTTTGGGGTATTCTGGGGTATTTTCATGCTGGTGATCATGCTGGGCTCGGGAAACGGCTTGCAAAACGGTGTAAACCAGGGATGGGGGGATATGGCTACCAACAGTATGTTCATGTGGACACAACAGACTACTGTTCCATACAAGGGTTTTCCCAGGGGCCGCTTTTTCAATTTCAAGAACAGCGATACACAGGCTTTACGTGATAATATTCCGGAGATACAGTATATAGCTCCCAAGATCCGTGGATGGAGCAGAGAAGGCAATAATAACGTTGTTCGCGGCGAAAGAACGGGCGCTTTCACGATAGAGGGCGATTACCCGGATTTCAATTTAATTGATCCGGTTGATATAATATCCGGTCGGTTTATTAACGATGTTGATATCCAGGAATTGAGAAAAGTTGCGGTGATAGGGTCCAGGGTAAGGGATGAAATGTTCACACAGGAAGAAGATCCTATTGGTGAATATCTGCGTATTCAGGGTGTGTATTTTCAGGTGGTTGGCGTATTCAAAAGCAAAAAATCCGATCAGAGAGCCGAATGGGATAACCAGATCATTCATCTGCCTTTCACAACCTTACAAAAGACATACAATTACGGCGACATCGTAGGATGGTATTCTATTACTTCGGAAGATAATGCTCCGATTTCCCTTTTAGAAGTTAAAGCTAAAGATTTGCTTAAATCAAGGCATAACATTGCTCCTGAGGATGACAGGGCAATCGGGTCATTTAATGTGGAGGAGGAATTCCTGAAAATGAAACGTTTGTTTCGCGGTATTAATGGTTTGATATGGATAGTGGGTATCGGTACCTTACTCGCCGGAGTTATCGGAGTAAGCAATATTATGTTGATAATTGTAAAGGAACGTACAAAAGAAATTGGCATACAGCGGGCTATTGGAGCAACACCGGCCAGTATCATTTCGCAGGTCATTATTGAATCCGTAATTCTCACTGCCATTGCAGGATATACGGGATTGGTGCTGGGGGTAGGGCTTGTCGAGTTGGTTAATGTCATCCTGCAACAATCGGGTGATGGTGGAGGAGCTATGTTTGTTAATCCCGAGGTAGATTTTAATATGGCAATGCGTGCCCTGATCATCCTGATCATTTCCGGGATTTTCGCAGGATTGGTCCCGGCCCGGCGTGCGGTGAGCATTAAACCGATAGACGCATTAAGAGATGAATAA
- a CDS encoding efflux RND transporter periplasmic adaptor subunit, producing MKTFLKIFALVVILGIFGYTIFYLYGKSKDKPVIYETSQAEVRNIIKKTVATGSVVPRKEIEIKPKVSGIIDEIFIEPGKQIHKGDIIARITIIPNMVNLNNAQSRVNQAKINVNDAERNYKRQKELFEQGVVPKADYEAVEVLYNSAREELKAAENNLQLIEEGQTKDSGNTTNTLVRSTIDGMILDVPVEEGNSVIESNTFNDGTTIATVADMGEMIFEGKIDETEVGKIREGMPLILSIGALEDVTFDAILEHISPKGVEENGAIQFEIKADVKLREDYFIRAGYSANADIVLDRADSVLSIPESLLQFEKDTAFVEIETQPQVFEKKTVELGLSDGIFVEIKNGINKEDRIKMHQRAL from the coding sequence ATGAAAACCTTTTTGAAAATTTTTGCTTTGGTTGTGATCCTTGGGATCTTTGGTTATACGATATTCTATCTTTATGGAAAGTCGAAGGATAAACCAGTCATATACGAGACATCCCAGGCGGAAGTGCGCAATATCATAAAAAAGACAGTAGCAACTGGATCGGTGGTACCAAGAAAAGAGATTGAGATCAAGCCCAAGGTTTCGGGTATTATCGATGAAATCTTCATTGAGCCGGGTAAGCAGATTCACAAAGGAGACATTATTGCAAGGATCACCATAATTCCCAACATGGTAAACCTCAACAATGCCCAAAGCCGTGTAAATCAAGCCAAAATTAATGTCAATGATGCTGAAAGAAATTATAAGCGTCAGAAGGAACTTTTTGAACAGGGCGTAGTACCCAAAGCAGATTATGAGGCAGTGGAGGTTTTATACAACAGTGCCAGGGAAGAACTCAAAGCCGCAGAGAATAACCTGCAACTTATTGAGGAAGGACAAACCAAGGATTCCGGCAATACAACAAACACATTAGTGAGATCAACTATTGATGGTATGATACTGGACGTTCCGGTAGAAGAAGGCAATTCGGTAATTGAAAGCAACACTTTTAATGATGGAACCACTATTGCAACGGTAGCAGATATGGGAGAAATGATATTTGAAGGCAAGATTGATGAAACTGAGGTAGGTAAGATCCGCGAAGGCATGCCATTGATTTTATCCATAGGAGCTCTTGAAGATGTTACATTTGATGCCATACTTGAGCATATCTCACCTAAGGGTGTTGAGGAAAACGGAGCTATACAGTTTGAGATCAAAGCTGATGTTAAGTTAAGGGAAGATTATTTCATCCGCGCAGGTTACAGCGCTAATGCGGATATAGTGCTTGATCGTGCTGACAGCGTTCTATCCATTCCAGAAAGCCTTCTCCAGTTTGAAAAAGATACGGCCTTTGTAGAGATAGAAACACAGCCGCAGGTATTTGAGAAGAAAACTGTTGAACTTGGCCTTTCCGACGGAATATTTGTTGAAATCAAAAATGGTATCAATAAAGAGGATCGCATCAAGATGCATCAAAGGGCCTTGTAG